The following are encoded in a window of Streptomyces sp. Go-475 genomic DNA:
- a CDS encoding MoxR family ATPase, with the protein MSRFAPHGPDSRDGRIYVLSQELQLAIDVALATDRPLLLSGDPGSGKSSLAPFYAREKHLRYYEHVVTSRTQATDLLWTFDSVRRLGDAQAHHGRLNDGAYVNPGVLWWSLAPESARTRGGLLRDVHHHDPLNRFQHEHGTRGAVVLIDEIDKADPDVPNSLLVPLGSQEFTIAETGTTVRREPDVPAPLIVITTNGERQLPQAFLRRCVTYTLPGPTPENLVRIAQTHLEHEGVPFDSEMLDLAVALADELVHVRENEQLGRERLPSTAEYLDALRACRELNVRPGYPQWPLVRSLTLAKSPQQER; encoded by the coding sequence GCCCGGACTCGCGGGACGGCAGGATCTACGTCCTGTCGCAGGAGCTCCAGCTCGCGATCGACGTCGCCCTGGCCACCGACCGACCGCTGCTGCTGAGCGGGGACCCGGGATCGGGCAAGTCCTCCCTGGCCCCGTTCTACGCCCGCGAGAAGCACCTGCGGTACTACGAACACGTGGTCACGTCCAGGACCCAGGCGACGGACCTGCTGTGGACGTTCGACAGTGTGCGCAGGCTGGGAGACGCCCAGGCGCACCACGGCAGGCTGAACGACGGCGCCTACGTCAACCCCGGTGTCCTGTGGTGGTCGCTCGCCCCCGAGTCCGCCCGCACCCGCGGGGGCCTGCTCCGGGACGTCCATCACCATGATCCGCTGAACCGGTTCCAGCACGAGCACGGGACGCGGGGGGCCGTCGTCCTCATCGACGAGATCGACAAGGCCGACCCGGACGTCCCGAACAGCCTGCTCGTCCCGCTGGGCTCGCAGGAGTTCACCATCGCCGAGACCGGGACGACCGTCCGGCGCGAGCCCGATGTCCCCGCCCCGCTGATCGTCATCACCACCAACGGGGAACGGCAGCTCCCGCAGGCGTTCCTGCGGCGCTGCGTCACGTACACCCTGCCCGGCCCCACCCCCGAGAACCTGGTGCGGATCGCACAAACGCATCTGGAACACGAGGGCGTGCCCTTCGACAGCGAGATGCTCGATCTCGCCGTCGCCCTGGCCGATGAGCTCGTACACGTGCGGGAGAACGAGCAGCTCGGCCGCGAGCGGCTGCCCAGTACCGCCGAGTATCTGGACGCCCTGCGCGCCTGCCGCGAGCTGAACGTCCGCCCCGGGTACCCGCAGTGGCCCCTGGTGCGGAGTCTGACGCTGGCCAAGTCGCCGCAGCAGGAGAGGTGA